TGAAAGCAAACACAATCATACTAGTGGATTGGGAGAATTTCAGGCGCGATATTAAACAAACAAAATGCGTTAATTATAATATCGCTTTAGATGTGATCGTTACCATTAGGGCTTTTTTACTAGATGATGAGAAGATCAGTCGTATTTACTTTTATACCACCCCACCCTTTGATTTTGAACATGCGTTATGGGATAAGAGGAATGACACCCTCCAAAATGAAAAAAATCCGGGAACAGAAATGAAAATCTTCACCAGCAGCGACATTGAAGAAATCTTACAAAGCAGTGAAGCGACCAAATGGGAGAAGATTTATAGCGATGTGGAAAATTTCCAACACGATCTAGCTTCATTGGATCAAGTAGAATTGAGGTTGGGGAGGACTAAGTTAAACGCAATAAGAGTGGAGTTTGATGGGAGTTATAGGGCG
This genomic window from Helicobacter pylori contains:
- a CDS encoding NYN domain-containing protein, which codes for MKANTIILVDWENFRRDIKQTKCVNYNIALDVIVTIRAFLLDDEKISRIYFYTTPPFDFEHALWDKRNDTLQNEKNPGTEMKIFTSSDIEEILQSSEATKWEKIYSDVENFQHDLASLDQVELRLGRTKLNAIRVEFDGSYRALLEQKQVDMLMGLDIQRIAFKKIADRILIFSKDTDLIPALKLARDEGLRVDIADLSNRLSLLSQDLKYNSDKVRKLSSNEVKDKLFSIRENLTKTNWALN